The Agelaius phoeniceus isolate bAgePho1 chromosome Z, bAgePho1.hap1, whole genome shotgun sequence genomic interval ttgTGGTGGAGCAGGCTGGCGGGGAAGAAGGGCGGCTCTGGCAGGTGGCAGGGCTGCGTGTGGCCGACAGCCATGTCCTGGAGGAGGCGGAGAGCGTCGCCGGGGAAGGTGTCCTCGTGTGTCCAGAGGTGTTGGCAGGCCAGGGTGCCGGCCAGAgcggtgaggaggagcaggagggccgGGGCGGCGTGCGGCAGGCgtggctgtgtggctgtgggcgCAAGCATGGTGAGTCTCTGTGGGTGCtgttgggtgctgctgggcaggaggagcttggtgaggctggctggtgctgctggtggctgtgcttggggtGGCTCCGGGTGCGCGGCTTTGTATGCGAGGCCGCTTTCCCTTCATCGCTTTCCGATTGTCCGCAGTTTCTGCCTGTACTTTCCAGTCTGTACTGGTGGCTGTGTAGGTTTTGGGGAAGTGTTTGGTCGGGGTGTCCGTGGTCGGGGATTGTGGTGGCAGCGGCGTGCCGGCCTTGCGAAAGCTGTGTCTCGGAGGCGTCGTTGTCAGGTGTGGCGGAGTGGGCTCTTGGCTGTTGCCCTTCACCTGCCGGGCCAGCTGCGCGgtccgtgctgtgctgctgagtctCTCTTTGTGGCCAAGCATGCTTTCCACCCgcaaagccctgctggtggctgtggtgacttttcctttcacttggtggcttgcctttattttcatcttagccgctgttttccttttgtggttGCAAGGCATGTGCGGTGATGTCAGTGGGCGGGGGCTGGCGTTTCCCCTGCTGGGGTCAatgcccagaggcagtggcagtgttcaaggggctgtgtgtgcacgtgGGCCTTGGAGGCCTGAGTGtgtccttgcacagaggcaggggctccagctgctgtgtttgggaggagccatcaacgaggcaggtgaggaaggcggcgcaagggaggggctttgctcttcctgtcGTGCTTGCTCCGCTGGCTGTGGCCCTGGAGCAAGGGTCCGGTTTGGAGATGCGTGGCCCAGTGGATGAGGCAGCCGCAGGGCCAAAGAGGACTGTCCCCCGTGAAAGCAATggggttgtgttttgggattgccagagccCTCGCCTGCAAGAGCGTGTCCTGTTCAGGGCTCGTTGGTCCGTGCGAGGTGTGGCGTCCTTGGAGgggatggctctgaagaggcaCGGGGGTCTAGAGGACATCACGTGGGAgcaagagggcaggggctgggcttctGTGGCTGGAGTAGCGAAGGTTTGCCAGCAGTTTCAGATGCCTTTCCAAAAGCGCAGAAAAGCTGGGGATCGCTGAGGAGGAatgtgggctgtgcagagatgtgcaAGGGGACGATTGCCATGGCCTCGTGGAGAAATGGTTGGATGGTTGCTAGGAGCACAGCATGGGCTTTGAAGGTTGGAGACTTTTGGGGCAAAGAGGCTGTGGAGGGGAGCGGATGTTTGTAGCCTTGTGCGTCAGCGATCTCCAGGCATGCCGCTGAAGTCGCGCGTGGCAAGTGCTGGGAGCCCCGCCTGAAGAATGGAGATCCCCAGGCCACTGTAGGGCCGGGTCAACTTTGAGACCATGTTAGCAACTTGAACTTAGTGTCCGAGTGCATGGCACGTGAAGAGGTTAATGCCTGAGTCGTGAGGGAACTTTCAGATGGAGTTGCTAGGCCGCAGTGCATCGTTTTTGAAAGCTGGTGTCTGTCAGTCCAAATGCCCAAGAAGGGGTAGAAGGGAAGTATAAGCCCCgtttttagaaagggaaaaggagaagagtgtGGGAAGTACGGAGcattcaggctgagctgtgtgtgaggcaAGAAGATGAGGCTGCTTCTCCGGGAGACTATGTTAAGGCcaatggaaaagcaagaggtgattGGGAACAGGGAGCATGGCATTCCAAAGTGCAAAATCACCATTCCTGGCAGTTTTGGTGCTGTTCTATGCTTAGGGCTCCACAGCAGTGGTGGAGAGGGgcaaggaaagggacctggtgtGCCTGGCTTTGTGCAAAGTGCTTGACGGTGTCCCGCATGACGTCGTTGTCTGTGAGTCAGAGGGCCAtggattggatggatggatggatggcgCAAGGTATGGATAAAGCAGATGAGGTGCAGCGGTGCTCTTGAGCAgcctttgggtgtttttctttttgtgcttccatggtgttggccaaaggctggcagtgcttttgcacaggggctgctgcttgggCAGGCGGCGTTGAGAAGAGGGGTCGggggctgtttgcagcagggcttggagtaGGCGTTGGGCGGAGATGGCTTTCCCCTGGCGCAAAGAGTGCTTGCAGTGCTCgagagaggagaggcagtggcaaGTGTTTTGTCATAAGTCTTTATTTGGACTGGCATAAATAAGTGAAgaggtagaaaaaataaatacgtgaataaatagagaaatgaaataaataagtcaataaataagtcaataaataagtgGAGAAGGTCTTTTGTCCATATCAGTATGAGCAGCGGAATCGCTGGAGACGCAGCGGTTGAAGGCTGCGGGTGCCGTGCGGTTGTTGCGGGCCTGTGTGCGGTCCCAGGTGAGAGGAGGCGTGGGGTtggaggtgggtttggggcgTCGGTGTGGCTGGGCGGGTGGGCGTTGGCGCTAGCGGCGCATGGCGCGTGTGAGGTTGTGGAGGTGCAGTAGAGAGGCACGAGCTTCGAGGCGGACGTGGTCCCAGGCGCAGGCGCTGTGGTTGTGGGCGTGCAGGAAGAGGTGGATGTCCCTGAAGTACTTGTTGATGGCGAGCAGCGGGTTGCGTGGTCCTTTGAAGGGCGTGGCGTTGTCGGGGAGGCATTGCTCCAGGTGGTggatgtggtgctgcagcttgtTGAGGAGGTGGTTGCGAGCCTGGCCGGGCCAGTGCTGGcgggtgctgttggagctgagggtgtggaagaggtgctgcaggatgcgcagggcggtggcggcggcttggtggggctgcaggttgTGGTGGATCAGGCTGGCGGGGAAGAAGGGCGGCTCTGGCAGGTGGCAGGGCTGCGTGTGGCCGACAGCCATGTCCTGGAGGAGGCGGAGAGCGTCGCCGGGGAAGGTGTCCTCGTGTGTCCAGAGGTGTTGGCAGGCCAGGGTGCCGGCCAGAgcggtgaggaggagcaggagggccgGGGCGGCGTGCGGCAGGCgtggctgtgtggctgtgggcgCAAGCATGGTGAGTCTCTGTGGGTGCtgttgggtgctgctgggcaggaggagcctggtgaggctggctggtgctgctggtggctgtgcttggggtGGCTCCGGGTGCGCGGCTTTGTATGCGAGGCAGCTTTCCCTTCATCGCTTTCCGATTGTCCGCAGTTTCTGCCTGTACTTTCCAGTCTGTACTGGTGGCTGTGTAGGTTTTGGGGAAGTGTTTGGTCGGGGTGTCCGTGGTCGGGGATTGTGGTGGCAGCGGCGTGCCGGCCTTGCGAAAGCTGTGTCTCGGAGGCGTCGTTGTCAGGTGTGGCGGAGTGGGCTCTTGGCTGTTGCCCTTCACCTGCCGGGCCAGCTGCGCGgtccgtgctgtgctgctgagtctCTCTTTGTGGCCAAGCATGCTTTCCACCCgcaaagccctgctggtggctgtggtgacttttcctttcacttggtggcttgcctttattttcatcttagccgctgttttccttttgtggttGCAAGGCATGTGCGGTGATGTCAGTGGGCGGGGGCTGGCGTTTCCCCTGCTGGGGTCAatgcccagaggcagtggcagtgttcaaggggctgtgtgtgcacgtgGGCCTTGGAGGCCTGAGTGtgtccttgcacagaggcaggggctccagctgctgtgtttgggaggagccatcaacgaggcaggtgaggaaggcggcgcaagggaggggctttgctcttcctgtcGTGCTTGCTCCGCTGGCTGTGGCCCTGGAGCAAGGGTCCGGTTTGGAGATGCGTGGCCCAGTGGATGAGGCAGCCGCAGGGCCAAAGAGGACTGTCCCCCGTGAAAGCAATggggttgtgttttgggattgccagagccCTCGCCTGCAAGAGCGTGTCCTGTTCAGGGCTCGTTGGTCCGTGCGAGGTGTGGCGTCCTTGGAGgggatggctctgaagaggcaCGGGGGTCTAGAGGACATCACGTGGGAgcaagagggcaggggctgggcttctGTGGCTGGAGTAGCGAAGGTTTGCCAGCAGTTTCAGATGCCTTTCCAAAAGCGCAGAAAAGCTGGGGATCGCTGAGGAGGAatgtgggctgtgcagagatgtgcaAGGGGACGATTGCCATGGCCTCGTGGAGAAATGGTTGGATGGTTGCTAGGAGCACAGCATGGGCTTTGAAGGTTGGAGACTTTTGGGGCAAAGAGGCTGTGGAGGGGAGCGGATGTTTGTAGCCTTGTGCGTCAGCGATCTCCAGGCATGCCGCTGAAGTCGCGCGTGGCAAGTGCTGGGAGCCCCGCCTGAAGAATGGAGATCCCCAGGCCACTGTAGGGCCGGGTCAACTTTGAGACCATGTTAGCAACTTGAACTTAGTGTCCGAGTGCATGGCACGTGAAGAGGTTAATGCCTGAGTCGTGAGGGAACTTTCAGATGGAGTTGCTAGGCCGCAGTGCATCGTTTTTGAAAGCTGGTGTCTGTCAGTCCAAATGCCCAAGAAGCGGTAGAAGGGAAGTATAAGCCCCgtttttagaaagggaaaaggagaagagtgtGGGAAGTACGGAGcattcaggctgagctgtgtgtgaggcaAGAAGATGAGGCTGCTTCTCCGGGAGACTATGTTAAGGCcaatggaaaagcaagaggtgattGGGAACAGGGAGCATGGCATTCCAAAGTGCAAAATCACCATTCCTGGCAGTTTTGGTGCTGTTCTATGCTTAGGGCTCCACAGCAGTGGTGGAGAGGGgcaaggaaagggacctggtgtGCCTGGCTTTGTGCAAAGTGCTTGACGGTGTCCCGCATGACGTCGTTGTCTGTGAGTCAGAGGGCCAtggattggatggatggatggatggcgCAAGGTATGGATAAAGCAGATGAGGTGCAGCGGTGCTCTTGAGCAgcctttgggtgtttttctttttgtgcttccatggtgttggccaaaggctggcagtgcttttgcacaggggctgctgcttgggCAGGCGGCGTTGAGAAGAGGGGTCGggggctgtttgcagcagggcttggagtaGGCGTTGGGCGGAGATGGCTTTCCCCTGGCACAAAGAGTGCTTGCAGTGCTCgagagaggagaggcagtggcaaGTGTTTTGTCATAAGTCTTTATTTGGACTGGCATAAATAAGTGAAgaggtagaaaaaataaatacgtgaataaatagagaaatgaaataaataagtcaataaataagtcaataaataagtgGAGAAGGTCTTTTGTCCATATCAGTATGAGCAGCGGAATCGCTGGAGACGCAGCGGTTGAAGGCTGCGGGTGCCGTGCGGTTGTTGCGGGCCTGTGTGCGGTCCCAGGTGAGAGGAGGCGTGGGGTtggaggtgggtttggggcgTCGGTGTGGCTGGGCGGGTGGGCGTTGGCGCTAGCGGCGCATGGCGCGTGTGAGGTTGTGGAGGTGCAGTAGAGAGGCACGAGCTTCGAGGCGGACGTGGTCCCAGGCGCAGGCGCTGTGGTTGTGGGCGTGCAGGAAGAGGTGGATGTCCCTGAAGTACTTGTTGATGGCGAGCAGCGGGTTGCGTGGTCCTTTGAAGGGCGTGGCGTTGTCGGGGAGGCATTGCTCCAGGTGGTggatgtggtgctgcagcttgtTGAGGAGGTGGTTGCGAGTCTGGCCGGGCCAGTGCTGGcgggtgctgttggagctgagggtgtggaagaggtgctgcaggatgcgcagggcggtggcggcggcttggtggggctgcaggttgTGGTGGAGCAGGCTGGCGGGGAAGAAGGGCGGCTCTGGCAGGTGGCAGGGCTGCGTGTGGCCGACAGCCATGTCCTGGAGGAGGCGGAGAGCGTCGCCGGGGAAGGTGTCCTCGTGTGTCCAGAGGTGTTGGCAGGCCAGGGTGCCGGCCAGAgcggtgaggaggagcaggagggccgGGGCGGCGTGCGGCAGGCgtggctgtgtggctgtgggcgCAAGCATGGTGAGTCTCTGTGGGTGCtgttgggtgctgctgggcaggaggagcttggtgaggctggctggtgctgctggtggctgtgcttggggtGGCTCCGGGTGCGCGGCTTTGTATGCGAGGCCGCTTTCCCTTCATCGCTTTCCGATTGTCCGCAGTTTCTGCCTGTACTTTCCAGTCTGTACTGGTGGCTGTGTAGGTTTTGGGGAAGTGTTTGGTCGGGGTGTCCGTGGTCGGGGATTGTGGTGGCAGCGGCGTGCCGGCCTTGCGAAAGCTGTGTCTCGGAGGCGTCGTTGTCAGGTGTGGCGGAGTGGGCTCTTGGCTGTTGCCCTTCACCTGCCGGGCCAGCTGCGCGgtccgtgctgtgctgctgagtctCTCTTTGTGGCCAAGCATGCTTTCCACCCgcaaagccctgctggtggctgtggtgacttttcctttcacttggtggcttgcctttattttcatcttagccgctgttttccttttgtggttGCAAGGCATGTGCGGTGATGTCAGTGGGCGGGGGCTGGCGTTTCCCCCTCAatgcccagaggcagtggcagtgttcaaggggctgtgtgtgcacatggGCCTTGGAGGCCTGAGTGtgtccttgcacagaggcaggggctccagctgctgtgtttgggaggagccatcaacgaggcaggtgaggaaggcggcgcaagggaggggctttgctcttcctgtcGTGCTTGCTCCGCTGGCTGTGGCCCTGGAGCAAGGGTCCGGTTTGGAGATGCGTGGCCCAGTGGATGAGGCAGCCGCAGGGCCAAAGAGGACTGTCCCCCGTGAAAGCAATggggttgtgttttgggattgccagagccCTCGCCTGCAAGAGCGTGTCCTGTTCAGGGCTCGTTGGTCCGTGTGAGGTGTGGCGTCCTTGGAGgggatggctctgaagaggcaCGGGGGTCTAGAGGACATCACGTGGGAgcaagagggcaggggctgggcttctGTGGCTGGAGTAGCGAAGGTTTGCCAGCAGTTTCAGATGCCTTTCCAAAAGCGCAGAAAAGCTGGGGATCGCTGAGGAGGAatgtgggctgtgcagagatgtgcaAGGGGACGATTGCCATGGCCTCGTGGAGAAATGGTTGGATGGTTGCTAGGAGCACAGCATGGGCTTTGAAGGTTGGAGACTTTTGGGGCAAAGAGGCTGTGGAGGGGAGCGGATGTTTGTAGCCTTGTGCGTCAGCGATCTCCAGGCATGCCGCTGAAGTCGCGCGTGGCAGGTGCTGGGAGCCCCGCCTGAAGAATGGAGATCCCCAGGCCACTGTAGGGCCGGGTCAACTTTGAGACCATCTTAGCAACCTGAACTTAGTGTCCGAGTGCATGGCACGTGAAGAGGTTAATGCCTGAGTCGTGAGGGAACTTTCAGATGGAGTTGCTAGGCCACAGTGCATCGTTTTTGAAAGCTGGTGTCTGTCAGTCCAAATGCCCAAGAATGGGGTAGAAGGGAAGTATAAGCCCCgtttttagaaagggaaaaggagaagagtgtGGGAAGTACGGAGcattcaggctgagctgtgtgtgaggcaAGAAGATGAGGCTGCTTCTCCGGGAGACTATGTTAAGGCcaatggaaaagcaagaggtgattGGGAACAGGGAGCATGGCATTC includes:
- the LOC143692083 gene encoding interferon-like gives rise to the protein MLAPTATQPRLPHAAPALLLLLTALAGTLACQHLWTHEDTFPGDALRLLQDMAVGHTQPCHLPEPPFFPASLLHHNLQPHQAAATALRILQHLFHTLSSNSTRQHWPGQTRNHLLNKLQHHIHHLEQCLPDNATPFKGPRNPLLAINKYFRDIHLFLHAHNHSACAWDHVRLEARASLLHLHNLTRAMRR